Part of the Candidatus Eisenbacteria bacterium genome, ACGCCGAGGGACTCCGACCTCGGCGCTTTCAAGCCAGAGCAGAAAACTCCGCACATCCGCGTCGTCGCTCCGGAGCTGATAGAGCACCCGCTTGCCGTCACGCCGTCGGGCAGCGAAGCCGACGCGTTCGAGTGCCTGGAGGTGCCGAGTAGTGCACGACTGCGACAGTCCGACGCGCAACGCCAGGTCACTCACGCACAGATGCCCCTGCGAGAGTTCGCGGGCGATCCGATAGCGCGAAGCGTCTCCGAGACAGGCCAGCAATTCGCGGGCACCGATTCGATCGTTCATTGCACCGCCATGCATATCATGTCGACGAAGTTTGTCGCAAGAAACGGGGTCTGTTAGCGTCTCCGGCCTTGGCCCCCACGATCATGACCACCCTGCCGAATCTCGCCGTCTCGCCGGTGTTTCCTCCCGCTGCCCCGAGTCTCTTCGGGCTCTCTCGAGACACGCTCGGCGATCGACTGACGGCCCACGGAGTGCCGCGCTATCGGGCCGATCAGATCTACGCGTGGGTCTATCAGAAGCACCACCGCTCGGCCGCCAGCATGACGAACCTGCCGAGCGGACTTCGGTCCGGCCTCGAAGCGGTCTGCACGCTCGATCTCCCGCGACTCGACACCGTGCTGGGCACCCAGGATTCGATGACGCAGAAGTTCGTGCTCGAGCTGGCCGACGGCGCGCGCGTCGAGTGTGTGTCGATGCGCACCGAGAAGCGACTCACGTTCTGCGTTTCGAGTCAGGTCGGCTGCGCGCTCAAGTGCGCGTTCTGTGCCACCGGCCTGATGGGACTCAAGCGCAACCTGCGCGCCGAGGAGATCGTCGCGCAGGTGCTGGCGATGGGCGACTTCCACCGCTGGAGAGACGCGCGTTTCAACATCGTGTTCATGGGAATGGGCGAGCCACTCGTCAACTACGAACCCGTGATCGAGTCGATCCGCATCCTGCGCGACGAACGCGGCCTCAATCTGGGCGCGCGTCGCATCACGGTGTCGACCAGCGGCGTGGTGCCGGGCATTCGCCGCCTCGCCACCGAGCGCATGCCACTGGGGCTCGCGCTCTCGCTGCACGCGACCACCGACGAGCTGCGCAACGAACTGATCCCGCTCAACCGGCGCTGGCCGCTCGCGGATCTGATCCCTTCGGTGCGCGACTACGGCCGAGCGGTCGGGCGGCGCGTGACGCTCGAGTACACGTTGCTCGATGGCGTGAACGACCTGCCGGAGGACGCACTGCGGCTCGCCGCGATCGCGCGTAGTCTGCCGAGCAAGATCAATCTGATTCCTTACAACCCGGTGCCGGGGCTGCCGTTTCGACGGCCCTCCCCCGCGGCGGTCGAGGCGTTCGCCCAGCAGCTCTACCCGATCGCCCCCGCGGTGACGGTTCGCAACACGCTCGGCGGCGAAATCTGGGCGGCGTGCGGCCAGCTCGGGGGTCTGTCCCCGACCGGATGAGCGGACTACCCGCGCGGCGACGCTCGTGACACTGCGCTCCCGCCTGGTGCTGGCATTCCTCGCTCTGGCCCTCATCCCGCTCGGCATTCTCACCTTCTTCATGCTCGATCGGCTGGAGCGCTCGATCGCGCTGTGGAACACGCCCGGCGTGGATCGAGCACTGCAGTCGGCGCTCGAGGTCAGCAAGGCTTCCGTGGTGCGCCTCGAATCCACCGTGCGCGCGCAGGCCGAAACATGGGCCGAAGCGCTCCCGTCGGGCCGCCTCGATGTGGAGCGTCGCGAGGCGGTGCGTGCAGCGCTGCCGGCCGCTTCGCTCGACTTCCTGCAGATCTATCGCCGCGATGCGACCGGCTGGGCGCTGGTGGACGAGCTCACGCCCATCGGCGTCATTCCGCCGTCGCGCTTCGATCTCTCGGAGCGCGTCACCGAATCGCTCGCGGCGGATCGCGTGATTCGCTCGAGTGAAGGGGCGCTGGTCGGGCTGTGGCCGGCCGGCCCCTCGCACGTGGTGGCCGCGGGCTACTACGTGCCGCCCGACTTCTTCGGCGACATGGAACGCGTCGGCGAGGGGGTCGGATTCTATCGGCGGTTCGGAATCATTCGAGACGTGACGCGTGTGGCGTTGATCGCGCTGGTGCTGGGGCTGGTCGGCGCGCTCACCCTGGCTTCGTTCCTGGTCGCCAATCGCCTCGCGCGCAGCATGACGCAGCCGCTGCGCGCGCTCGAGGAGGCGGTCGGCCGGGTCGCCGGCGGCGACCTGACCGCGCGCATCACGCCGGTCGGAGCACGCGAGTGGGTGGCACTCGGTCACAGCTTCAACGACATGACCGGTCGGCTCGCCGAAGCGCAGGAGCGGGTGGTGCAAGCCGAGCGCGAGGCGGCGTGGCGCGAAGTCGCGCGAAGACTCGCCCACGAGTTCAAGAACCTGATCACGCCGATGGGACTCTCGCTGCACCGCCTGCGGCGCCGCGTCGAATCGGTGGACGTCGCACAACGCGCGGTGGTCGAGGACAGCCTGGCGGGGATCGGCGACGGCGTGGAACAGCTCGGACGCCTGGCGGAGCAGTTCTCGCAGTTCGCGCGGCTGCCGGAGCCGCGCCACGAGCCGCTCGATCTCGCCGACGTGGTACGTTCCGCGGTGCGTCTCCACGAGCCCGAAGGCGTCCAGGTCGAGCTCGATGCGACGCGCGAAGTGCCGGTGCTGGGAGATCGCCTGCTGCTGTCGCGCGCGATCCACAATCTGATTCTCAATGCCTGCGAAGCGAGTCCGCGCGGCGGCACCGTCGAGGTACAGGTGCACGCCACGGGCGAGCGCGCGGTCGTCGAGGTACTCGACCGCGGTTCGGGACTCGATCCGGTCCTGCGCGGCCAGCTGTTCGAACCGTACGTGAGCACCAAGCGACGCGGCAGCGGCCTGGGGCTGTCGCTGGTGCGGGACGTCGCGCAGCAGCACGG contains:
- a CDS encoding winged helix-turn-helix transcriptional regulator, translated to MNDRIGARELLACLGDASRYRIARELSQGHLCVSDLALRVGLSQSCTTRHLQALERVGFAARRRDGKRVLYQLRSDDADVRSFLLWLESAEVGVPRRGSLTSRSSRERRSAAASEPGANRARAAGAQSSPLEPADDPVQPQDTPNAVSRPLRRGDMDDFLL
- the rlmN gene encoding 23S rRNA (adenine(2503)-C(2))-methyltransferase RlmN, with amino-acid sequence MTTLPNLAVSPVFPPAAPSLFGLSRDTLGDRLTAHGVPRYRADQIYAWVYQKHHRSAASMTNLPSGLRSGLEAVCTLDLPRLDTVLGTQDSMTQKFVLELADGARVECVSMRTEKRLTFCVSSQVGCALKCAFCATGLMGLKRNLRAEEIVAQVLAMGDFHRWRDARFNIVFMGMGEPLVNYEPVIESIRILRDERGLNLGARRITVSTSGVVPGIRRLATERMPLGLALSLHATTDELRNELIPLNRRWPLADLIPSVRDYGRAVGRRVTLEYTLLDGVNDLPEDALRLAAIARSLPSKINLIPYNPVPGLPFRRPSPAAVEAFAQQLYPIAPAVTVRNTLGGEIWAACGQLGGLSPTG
- a CDS encoding HAMP domain-containing protein — protein: MTLRSRLVLAFLALALIPLGILTFFMLDRLERSIALWNTPGVDRALQSALEVSKASVVRLESTVRAQAETWAEALPSGRLDVERREAVRAALPAASLDFLQIYRRDATGWALVDELTPIGVIPPSRFDLSERVTESLAADRVIRSSEGALVGLWPAGPSHVVAAGYYVPPDFFGDMERVGEGVGFYRRFGIIRDVTRVALIALVLGLVGALTLASFLVANRLARSMTQPLRALEEAVGRVAGGDLTARITPVGAREWVALGHSFNDMTGRLAEAQERVVQAEREAAWREVARRLAHEFKNLITPMGLSLHRLRRRVESVDVAQRAVVEDSLAGIGDGVEQLGRLAEQFSQFARLPEPRHEPLDLADVVRSAVRLHEPEGVQVELDATREVPVLGDRLLLSRAIHNLILNACEASPRGGTVEVQVHATGERAVVEVLDRGSGLDPVLRGQLFEPYVSTKRRGSGLGLSLVRDVAQQHGGMVTLDDRAEGGARAALELPLAQHAE